One genomic segment of Micromonospora sp. WMMC415 includes these proteins:
- the folP gene encoding dihydropteroate synthase: MTDLVRAPAPVVMGVLNVTPDSFSDGGRYADLDAAVAHGVRLRADGAHLVDVGGESTRPGADRVDAETEAARVLPVIRELAAAGVRVSIDTTRARVADLAVAAGAAVVNDVSGGLADPDMARVVRDAGCPWVLMHWRGHSRTMRELARYDDVVADVRAELAQRVEAALGAGVAADRIVIDPGLGFAKTAAHNWELSARLPELLDLGFPLLFAASRKSYLGTLLAAPDGTPRPTGGRENATVATSLLAVAAGAWGVRVHDVRATVDALAVWRATGSPRLAPGERAGGGARPAPAVGPGGGR; the protein is encoded by the coding sequence GTGACCGATCTGGTACGGGCTCCGGCCCCGGTGGTGATGGGCGTCCTGAACGTCACGCCGGACTCCTTCTCCGACGGCGGACGGTACGCCGACCTCGACGCCGCCGTCGCACACGGCGTGCGGCTGCGGGCCGACGGCGCCCACCTGGTCGACGTGGGCGGCGAGTCCACCCGGCCGGGCGCCGACCGGGTCGACGCGGAGACCGAGGCGGCCCGGGTCCTGCCGGTGATCCGCGAGCTCGCCGCCGCCGGCGTGCGGGTCAGCATCGACACCACCCGGGCGCGGGTCGCCGACCTGGCGGTCGCCGCCGGCGCCGCGGTCGTCAACGACGTCTCCGGCGGGCTGGCCGACCCGGACATGGCCCGCGTCGTCCGGGACGCCGGGTGCCCCTGGGTGCTCATGCACTGGCGCGGTCACTCCCGCACCATGCGCGAGCTGGCGCGTTACGACGACGTCGTGGCGGACGTCCGGGCCGAGCTGGCGCAGCGGGTCGAGGCGGCGCTGGGGGCCGGGGTGGCGGCCGACCGCATCGTCATCGACCCGGGCCTCGGCTTCGCGAAGACCGCGGCGCACAACTGGGAGCTCAGCGCCCGCCTGCCCGAGCTGCTCGACCTGGGCTTTCCGCTGCTCTTCGCGGCCAGCCGCAAGTCGTACCTGGGCACGCTGCTGGCCGCACCCGACGGCACCCCACGGCCGACCGGGGGCCGCGAGAACGCGACGGTCGCCACCAGCCTGCTCGCGGTCGCGGCCGGCGCCTGGGGCGTCCGGGTGCACGACGTCCGGGCCACCGTGGACGCCCTGGCGGTCTGGCGGGCGACCGGCTCGCCCCGCCTGGCGCCCGGTGAGCGCGCGGGCGGAGGCGCCCGGCCCGCCCCGGCCGTCGGACCGGGAGGAGGACGATGA
- the folB gene encoding dihydroneopterin aldolase, with product MTDRITLTGLRAHGRHGVYDFERAQGQDFVVDAVLELDLAPAARSDEVSDTVHYGELAERLVAVVTGEPVNLIETLADRLLAVCLADPRVHTATITVHKPEAPVPHAFTDVAVTMTRTRPQ from the coding sequence ATGACCGACCGGATCACCCTGACCGGGCTACGGGCCCACGGCCGGCACGGCGTGTACGACTTCGAGCGCGCCCAGGGGCAGGACTTCGTCGTCGACGCCGTCCTGGAGCTCGACCTCGCGCCCGCCGCCCGCTCCGACGAGGTGAGCGACACCGTCCACTACGGCGAGCTGGCCGAGCGGCTGGTCGCGGTGGTCACCGGTGAGCCGGTGAACCTCATCGAGACGCTCGCCGACCGGTTGCTCGCGGTCTGCCTGGCCGACCCCCGGGTGCACACCGCGACGATCACCGTGCACAAGCCGGAGGCGCCGGTGCCGCACGCCTTCACCGACGTGGCCGTCACGATGACCCGGACGCGTCCCCAATGA